The following coding sequences lie in one Rhinolophus ferrumequinum isolate MPI-CBG mRhiFer1 chromosome 14, mRhiFer1_v1.p, whole genome shotgun sequence genomic window:
- the RPL8 gene encoding 60S ribosomal protein L8, producing the protein MGRVIRGQRKGAGSVFRAHVKHRKGAARLRAVDFAERHGYIKGIVKDIIHDPGRGAPLAKVVFRDPYRFKKRTELFIAAEGIHTGQFVYCGKKAQLNIGNVLPVGTMPEGTIVCCLEEKPGDRGKLARASGNYATVISHNPETKKTRVKLPSGSKKVISSANRAVVGVVAGGGRIDKPILKAGRAYHKYKAKRNCWPRVRGVAMNPVEHPFGGGNHQHIGKPSTIRRDAPAGRKVGLIAARRTGRLRGTKTVQEKEN; encoded by the exons ATGGGCCGCGTGATCCGTGGGCAGAGGAAGGGTGCCGGCTCCGTGTTCCGCGCGCACGTGAAGCACCGCAAGGGCGCCGCGCGTCTGCGCGCCGTGGATTTCGCCGAGCGGCACGGGTACATCAAGGGCATCGTGAAG GATATCATCCATGACCCAGGTCGCGGCGCGCCCCTCGCCAAAGTTGTCTTCCGCGATCCGTACCGGTTTAAGAAGCGGACGGAGCTGTTCATTGCCGCCGAAGGCATCCACACCGGCCAGTTCGTGTACTGTGGCAAGAAGG CTCAGTTGAATATTGGCAATGTGCTCCCGGTGGGCACCATGCCTGAGGGCACCATCGTGTGCTGTCTGGAGGAGAAGCCTGGTGACCGGGGCAAGCTGGCCCGAGCCTCCGGCAACTATGCCACTGTCATCTCCCACAACCCTGAGACCAAAAAGACCCGAGTGAAGCTGCCCTCCGGCTCCAAGAAGGTCATTTCCTCCGCCAACAGAGCTGTGGTCG GTGTGGTGGCCGGAGGTGGCCGCATTGACAAGCCCATCCTGAAGGCCGGCCGAGCCTACCACAAGTACAAGGCAAAGAGGAATTGTTGGCCCCGTGTGCGGGGTGTGGCCATGAAT CCTGTGGAGCATCCGTTTGGAGGTGGCAACCACCAGCACATCGGCAAACCCTCTACCATCCGCAGAGATGCCCCTGCTGGCCGCAAAGTGGGTCTCATCGCTGCCCGCCGGACCGGGCGTCTACGGGGAACTAAGACTGTGCAGGAGAAAGAGAACTAG